ATAGAGATCGATGAATGCATGATCCCCTAATCAAGGAAATCGAATTGTTATGGAATTATGAATTGTATAGTTGAACATTGTATTGTATGACTACTATTATGGAATGACATATTTTAATGTACTAATTTCTAATATTATTGTGCAATTACACACAGacacacatatatatttatatatgaaaaCTCATAATTCGACAAGGATAGGGTGGTTTACTTGTTGGGCATGTGTATGCTCATTCTACTCCTAAAATTTTGTAGCTGGTAATGAAAAATATGAGTTAGTATACATGGAGGAGGATAATGACTAGTTCGTATGTTGCAGGAAGTTGATGAAGTTGAATCCCTATTATAGAATAGTTTGTTAGCTATGGTTATCATTCTTATTGATGTAATAAGAGGTGTTTGTCCAGTCAGATTTGAATCCTTATTGTTCAGTCAGATTTGAATCTTTATTGTTATGATTGATGATAGATATATGTTAACTTATAAAAGTTCAAATTTTATGGAAAATCTGTGGAATGTTATGGATAGTAAAGGCAAGATAGTTAGGAAGTTGCTGCCTAAATTTCGTGGCATGTTCGCTCCAAATCATGGCAAATGTGGGGCGTGACAACCAATAGCAACAAAACCATAGCAAAAGCCCTAAAAAGAGTCATAATTTTTTAAGGGAGAACACAAATCAAAgcaaaaaaccaaaaagaagaaaaatgagacTATTAGAATTATTGCAGAGAACAAGAGGATCATGAAGACTTAATTTTCACACCATTTCACTTGTAGATTGCTAGATAATAGTGAAGAAGAAGGTGTGTAGGTAAGCATAAGGTTGTTCTCTCTCAGCATATATTAGTCGGAAAAACTATTTCCTTACAGTCATCCTCTGCTCTCTTTTTCCATAGCAGACCATATTGAAGCAAAACTTGTGACTAACTCCAAATTCGATTTTCATAGTAGTTCTCTTATTTTAATTAATCtaccaaaatttaaaaactcTAGAAACCATTGAAAGATTAGAACTAGTTTATAAACGTTTATAACACATGAAAAATTGGCAACCATAATTCCATTTCTCGCTTTCCCCTTTTCCAAACTTTCCCATATGTCAAGCACTAACCGGACCTCTCTTATTAGGTTCATTAGTTAAGAGTTTCTCTCTAGTTTCAAAACTAGAGCTTAGCTCCTCCCTATAGGAGCTTTGAATTCGATAGATACAAACCCACTCAACCTTTTCTATAAAAGACCACTCCTTCAaattagggctgcaaacgagccgagtcgagtcgagttttggacTTATCGAGTTGAGCTCGACTTAAAAATATGTGAGCTCGACGAGACTAGAGaattgagctcgagctcggctcgactaAAAAACGCtaggctcgagctcgactcgataaggctcgcgAGTTGAAACTCGATTTCtggctcgcgagcagctcgaaTTTTTGACTTATAAGCAGCTCGTTAACTCAAATTTTTGGAAATTAATCTAACAAAAACATCATTTCATCAACTTATTCCTAACCAAATTATTAGCATAATAATAGCCTACAATTCATGGCAACAATTGACCATAATTTTTCACATGATCATAATCGAAAAAGGCCTACAAATTTTTCACTAAATACAATCATAAATTTAGAAATACATGCCACATAAAAGTCTAGAATTTAAATGCCCAGCACTTCATACAAGTTCAACATTCTCGGTCACAAAGTTCAACATCAGAAAATAAGTAAATAACAACCAAAAGCAGGCCAAGAACTTCTTACTACAGAAACATATTGAACTACAAAGTACAAACTAAGCACAATCATTGAAGTCACGAACTTCTTCTCTTCCTCTGATCAGCAATAGAAACATATTGAACCTAGATCAGTTTGAAGTATTATGTGAGCCATGCTACAAGTACAAAACTGTTTTCAGGATGATTAACTATGGTTGCTTAAATAACAGAgcaaaaattatttggaaatttcattttcttaagATGTAAAACTCAAAGATTCTGATATAACATTAGGCAAAAACTTTCTATTGGTATGACGCAACAGAGTGGAAGTCCAGGACTCAACTATTAGCCGGTTAAATCCATTATGACAGTTTGTAAGACCACAAATTGTGCGAAATAGAAAAATTAGGCTTTATCTCCAGTGCTTAGTATACTGAAATCTTTCCTCAAACGAAATGAAACACAAGCAGGGCAGCTTCCCAAGTCATGAGATTCCAAGACACTTCTGACACATCATTTCTAATAAACTTTCTATTGTAAGCTCAAAAGGTTCACCCAATAACAATGCcaagttttattttcttgaagtttaCGAGAGACCCATTCACAGTAATCGACAAGAGGCCCCTGCTTTTTCATCAGGTTATACTATCGACAAGTCCAATCAAAACCCAGAAGAACCTAcaggtgtgacagccccactttccccaaagacgaaccagaggggtcagcGAACttcctgcccaactctcgccgggtcTCACTATAATCtataattcaaaaactagaaatacttcaaatattttcaatatacatttaaagtactccaaaacattaATACTTAAACTTAGTTAACCTTCaaacttaaatacaacccaaaagaatatgtactacagccatctgctacaatacaacttaaagtctccaaaagaaaacaacttagTATTATTCGTGAATACTCtcggtcttgaaccctgttaaggaaaacaaatgagtggaatgagctaaacagcccagtgaggttccaaaacacacaagcagttctaataaatcaagtaaattaagcATAACGCAAATATGGTTCAAGgtttcacattggcacattaaaatgagacatttatcattttatagaaataaacacacattaaaaggatatGGTGTTCacgtggaaccatttcggtcagcttcaccttataacttcaaTAATTCCCTCGGTTGTCTGGCCATCGTCTTATTCCTCcagtggtattactcgagtataccgaaacggtggcccagggttccaacctatccgaccgagcccagtcctggctcgagcaggTTAGCAACCAAGGGTAGAGCCCAGTTCAGttaagagcttacaacatgcgcaaataatcaaataaaccgATGAATGGTAGAAATTTACggttaaacggtagaaatttgttattttagtaggttaagtgtgataaagtacacactcgccttaaaacggtgaaAATTacatatgagcaattatagggAGCACTTAACACTTGAACACACAAGAAATATGAAGTAAACATATAGCAAAATTATTCAAGTCACACACACATGCAAGAAACACTCAATGTTACGTGCGATATGTCTCGGTTCCTAGATAACACCCTTGATTACCCTCAAGTCCTGAGGTAAGAACCAACAAGTTTATATGAAAGTGAAAAAACAAAACCTTAGGGTTTTCGCACTTAAGAAGTGAAGAAACAAGACATTGGTATATAATTCTCAAATGTATACTAAAGAATAAAGTGAGTCGTTATAGCCTTGAATCAAGCCTTTTCAAATTCAAAGTTCAAAAGTAAGAATGGAATCATGAGAAATCAAGTTCTAGGTCAAGAATTAAGAATAATAAAGAACATTAAGGTTTCTCATTTAAATCCAAGAAAACATCAAGTACAAGGGAAACTtgtatcctccatgaaatcgagtttaaaatgaaccatcaatcttaaaagaaaGTTGAAAAATATTTGCATTAAAAGATCTTTTTTtgaatcataaacatatttttaaaGTGCTTGTTCCTAACTCACTTTCATTATTTCTACTATGCCATCCTAATTTTTTCAATGTGGCTTATatgtgataaataaattttattaatcttATTTATGACATCCTAAATtttacattttagccccatatgtaaaaACTGATTCCATTAACTCTATCATGACACCTTatcttttacaatttagcctcGTATGTGGTAAAtcgatttctttaattctattatggcaccctatcTTTTACACTTTAGTTGATGTTTTTCATTAGCAAAATAAGAAAGGTATtgtaataaaatatatatacatatttttataattattcaaaACTTAGCTAATAACTTGTACCAAACTTAGCTAAGGTTAAAAAATATCATGGATTCCCTATCTAATTTTCTTGACAACACATGGAAAATTATTGACTAGCATAGTGTGAAAATAATGGCAAAGAACAATAAAATTCTACATGAAATTAAGTAAAATCTTGACAATCGCATGGCTGGAGTTTATTATTAATTACAATAGTCACATTATTTATGGTTTATAAATCGGTATTTGAACCAAATATATTTAGTGTTTCATGCATGTATTAGCAAACTATTTTGGTTAATTGATCAACTAAACAGATTGTTAGGTCTTGTAAGACCACAATTTCGCacataattaataaaattattaaattaataccaaaaatatttgcattaaaagattttttgaatcataaacatattaataagacattaaatattccaaaaacactaatttttaaaaacactaaattatccaaaaattatccaaaaacactaaattttcaaagttttaatGTAACAAATAAAGTTCCAGATACAACTTGTGAAGTAAAAAAGCTCAAAATAATAACCTTATTGTTGTgatttttttcaacaataattTGATCAATTAGCCGTACAAAAGAGGATGAAAgtgttattttttttgtcatagCTAAAACGGAAGCGGGAagctgaaaattgaagaagtatAGGCGGGTGAACAAAAGAAGCAAAAACGATATCGTTTTGGCTTTGTTGTTTGATAAAAACACTCACAACACTTGCAAAAATTTCGGACAAAACTTTCTTTCCCTCTTCTTGCCAGTTTTGGACGctatcatcttcttcttctctccaCCGCCATCTTGctgaaattattcaaaaaatCACTTTGAGCCACCATTTTCATCCCTAATTTGAGCTACCCAAAAGATTTGTGCAGATTTTGTGGAGTTGCAGATAGCAAAAATCCCTAGATCGGTGCAGCACTTGCTCGCTGGCAAGAACATAGAAAAATGACCATGAATTTTGGGGGAAAGCCAGAGTTAGAAGACTGAATCTTAGAAGACTGGGGAGAAGAGACTTAACtccgaaaagaaaaaaaaaagaagcaaagagAAGGGAATAAAGCGAGAGCGGCGGAGCTCGGAAGGGAGATAAAAGATGGTGAAGTTCCTGAAGCAAAACAAGGCCGTGATCCTAGGCCGTTACGCCGGCCGCAAGGGAGTGATCGTGAGGTCATTCGATGACGGAACCCGGGACCGCCCCTACGGCCACTGCCTGGTCGCCGGAATCTCCAAGTACCCTAAAAAGGTCATCCGGAAGGACTCCGCCAAGAAGCAAGCCAAGAAGTCCAGGGTCAAGTGCTTCATCAAGCTCGTCAAGTACAACCACATCATGCCCACCCACTACACCCTCGACGTCGATCTCAAGGACATCATCACCTCCGACCGCCTCCAGTCCCGCGACAAGAAGGTCACCACTGCCAAGGAGGCCAAGACCCGCTTCGAGGAGAGGTTCAAGATCGGAAAAAACCGTTGGTTCTTTACCAAGCTTAGGTTCTGAGGAGGAGAGGATCTCTCATTTGCTTTCTTTATACATCATTGCTTATTTTGATAGGACTTAATCAGAATTGTTATCTATCTAGAAGTTATTTAAATCATTTCCCTGCTCTGCTTGGCTCTGCTCGTGAATGATTTTGTTTGCTTTGCAGTACTGCCAAGAAGTCCAAGACCCGCTTCGAGGAGAGGTTCAAGACCAGTAAAAACTTCTGGTTCTTTACCAAGCTTAGGTTCTGAGGAGGAGAGGATCTCCCCCTTTGCTTTCTTGATACATCGTTGCTTATTTTGATAGGACTTGAGTAGAATTGTTATCTATCTGGAAGTTATTTAAATCATTTCCCTGCTCTGCTCGGCTCTGCTCGTGAATGATTTTGTTTGCTTTGCAGTACTTAGTTTTGGTTTTTTAATTTCCTTGGAACTCTTGTATTCTGATAAATACTACTCCCTGTTTTAGAATTATCATTTCCTGAAAATTGTCATCATGCTCGTTTGGCTTGTGGGCTAAGTTCCTATTgcctattttaaaaaaaatagaagactGAATCTTGAGAAAAACAAGAGCTAAGGTTGTCACCGCATAATTTGAGGTAAATAATCTCAAATTTTTCCatctaattttgatattttctaTCAAATGTAGGTCGATTGAGGTAAATCTTGAGGATTCGTATACAATAAAGAATACTTTAAGGATTCGTATTTCTTGCCCAGGAATAGGCTTGATATTACTTGTTTTGAGAATAGTTATGCTAGAGATTTTATCAAGTTTGTAGCTGAGCAGTTTGGCAAGGATAATCAGGAGATTGCAAAGTAAGGATTTTTATTCTTGTCATAAGGCAGAGATATAATTTGCTCGTTCTTGGCATCCTAGATTCTCTATGAATTCCTTGCATTTGTATATTGAAGCGCTAATCCATAAATATTGAGTGGTTGATTTCTAGATATCAAATGTGAATTTTTGAATTCTTCAATCTGATTATGAGAATAATTGGATAAGTTTTCTAGTAATATGCTACCAAAGATGGTATGATACCAAAGATAAATACACTTGAGTTCCatgtttttattttgtaaattttgcCAGAGATTTGACATGCAATCATTTGTTCATTTATTTTCAAGGACTGGAGACAATTTTGTGATGGTTATTCTACTAATTAGTGGAGGAACAAGCTCGCATGTGTTGGTTTTCAGTGAAgatcttttctttatttatctACTTCCTCCGATCATTTTCAATGCTGGGTATGTAGTAAATTTACTGAACCATTTTCTTCCCTACATGGATATAGGGTtctaaaaagaggaaaaagttcgaaagaaaaaaataacCTGAGATTCAGCATAATTAGGCCTTGGTTTTGCTGGGAGCATGAATTTTAGTAAATTAATTTGCTTAGATAGCAGGCAAATGACAAACTTTGCCGAAGTCTAGTTTCTTAAGGGACGTTTTTTGCACAGGGCTGATTTGGGATCAATTTTCATTCCCCTTAATTATCAAGTTCCAGGTTAAAAAGAAGCAATTCTTTCACAATTTCATTACTATAATGCTGTTTGGAGCACTTGGTACTTTGATATCCTTCGTCATCATATCCTTGGGTAAGCACTTGTTTTTGTTGCACTTTTTTTTGGTTCCTTTGTACATCAAGTTCCCTTTGAGTTTTTTGTATCAAGTTCAAAAGCTTAAGCCACTCTTTAAGCTTAATTTGTCAATTATATCAAGTtaattttggttgaaataaCCCTTAATAGTAGAATTGAAACAAACTTGACTTTATTGATCTCTAACGAGGTACTTTGGGTAGATTTTATCTATATTCTAATTAGTATGTTTCGGTTGTTTGACTGATTCTTTTATCTCTTATCATATTGACttaattggatttttgttcAGTATGACTATTCATTCAAATTCAATAGTGTATGCTTGTAATGGCATATTTTTTGACTGAAATCGATTCTAATGCGTATGATACTTTTCTTTCAATGCAGT
This portion of the Coffea eugenioides isolate CCC68of chromosome 11, Ceug_1.0, whole genome shotgun sequence genome encodes:
- the LOC113754428 gene encoding 60S ribosomal protein L27-3-like, with translation MVKFLKQNKAVILGRYAGRKGVIVRSFDDGTRDRPYGHCLVAGISKYPKKVIRKDSAKKQAKKSRVKCFIKLVKYNHIMPTHYTLDVDLKDIITSDRLQSRDKKVTTAKEAKTRFEERFKIGKNRWFFTKLRF